The Deltaproteobacteria bacterium region GCTCACGGGCAACAAGGAGATGGACTTCCGGGTCTCCGTCCTGCCCACCATGTTCGGCGAGAAGGTGGTGCTCCGCCTGCTCGACAAGTCGAACCTCCAGCTCGACATGACCAAGCTCGGCTTCGAGGAGGCGGCCCTCAAGCACTTCAAGGAGGCCATCTACAAGCCGTTCGGCATGGTGCTGGTGACCGGGCCCACGGGCAGCGGCAAGACGACCACGCTCTACTCGGCGCTCGCCGAGCTCAACAAGGTGAGCACCAACATCTCGACCGCCGAGGATCCGATCGAGTTCAACCTGGTGGGCATCAACCAGGTGCAGATGCACGACGATATCGGCCTCAACTTCGCGGCCGCGCTGCGTGCCTTCCTGCGCCAGGACCCGGACGTCATCATGGTGGGCGAGATCCGCGACTTCGAGACCGCCGAGATCGGCGTCAAGGCCGCGCTCACCGGCCATCTCGTGCTCTCGACGCTGCACACCAACGACGCGCCCTCGACCGTGAACCGGCTGCTCAACATGGGGGTCGAGCCCTTTCTGGTGGCGAGCTCGATCAACCTGATCATGGCCCAGCGCCTGGCGCGCGTGATCTGTGCCCAGTGCAAGGAGGAGCATCCGGTGGAGCCCGAGGTGCTGCACGAGCTCGGCTGGACGGGCGAGCCGTTCACGGTCTACCGCGGCGCCGGGTGCACGGCCTGCGGCGGCACCACTTACAAGGGCCGCATCGCCCTCTACGAGGTCATGCCGATGGGCGACGAGCTGCGCGAGCAGATACTGGCCGGGGCGACCGCGCTCGATCTGAAGCGCGCCGCGATCGCGGCCGGGATGAAGACCCTCCGGCAGAGCGGCCTCTCCAAGGTGGCGGGGGGCGCGACCACCATCGAAGAGATCGTGCGCGTCACCATGCCCGACTAGTCCCGCGTACGATTTTGTTCCAACGGCGTTTCACCCCGCGACGCCCCGACACAAAGCTGACGGCGTTAGCGGCCGGGCGGCGCGGCCGGCCGAGGGGTCGCAGGTGGCACGCCCCCTGCTTTCCCGGGTGCCATGCCGTCCATCGAGGCCTTCCTGCACGAGATGATCGAGCGGGGGGCGTCGGATCTCCACCTCACGACCAACAGCCCGCCGATGATCCGCCTCCACGGCGAGCTGCTCGCGCTGGCCCATCCGCCGCTCACCGCGACCGACACCAAGAACCTCACCTACAGCCTCCTCACGGAGGCTCAGAAGAAGAAATTCGAGGAGGAGAGCGAGCTCGACTTCTCGTTCGGCATCAAGGGGGTGAGCCGCTTCCGCGGCAACCTCTACCTCCAGAAGGGTGCGGTCGGCGGCGCCTTCCGCATGATCCCGCACCAGACGCCGCAGCTGCAGACGCTCGGGGTTCCGCCCTCGGTGCCGGAGCTCACCACCCTGCCGCGCGGTCTCGTCCTGGTGACCGGCCCCACCGGCAGCGGCAAGTCGACCACGCTCGCCGCCATGATCGACAAGATCAACCGCGAGCGGCACGAGCACATCGTCACGGTCGAGGATCCGATCGAGTTCGTGCACGAGCACAAGGGTTGCCTCGTGAACCAGCGCGAGGTGTTCTCCGACACGCAGAGCTTCGCGCAATCCCTCAAGCACGTGCTGCGCCAGGACCCCGACATCGCGCTGATCGGCGAGATGCGCGACCTCGAGACGATCGAGGCGGCGCTGGTGGTCGCCGAGACCGGCCACCTCGTGTTCTCGACCCTGCACACCAACTCCGCGGTGCAGACCATCAACCGGATCATCGACGTCTTCCCGCCACACCAGCAGTCGCAGGTGCGGGCGCAGCTCTCGCTCGTCCTCCAGGGCGTGATCTCGCAGCAGCTCGTCCCGCGCCGGGACGGGCGCGGCCGCGTGCTGGCGGCCGAGGTCATGATCCCGAACACCGCCATCCGCAACCTGATCCGCGAGGAGAAGGTGCATCAGATCTACTCGCAGATGCAGGTGGGTCAGTCGAAGTTCGGAATGCAGACCATGAGCCAGGCGCTCATCGCCCTGGTGCAGCGGAACCTCATCACGGCCGAGGAGGCAATCGGCAACGCCACCGAGATCGAGGAGATCCGCATGATGCTCGGGCAGCAGACGGCGCGGCGCGTCGGCTGACGGAGGGGACGATGGCGGTCTACCGCTGGCAGGGCGTGTCGCCGAAGGGCGAGACGCTCAAGGGGGAGATGGAGGCGACGAGCCGCGAGGCGGTGATCATCCGCCTGCGCAGCCAGCGCATCCAGCCGCAGCCGTCGCGTATCAAGGAAAAGGGCAAGGGCCTCGACTTCGACATCCCAATGCCCACCTTCGGCTCGCCCGTGAAGGCGCGCGACATCGTGGTCTTCACGCGGCAGTTCGCCACCATGATCGACGCCGGGCTGCCCATCGTGCAGTGCCTCGCCATCCTCGCCGCCCAGACGGACTCGAAGCCGTTCCGCCGCGCCATCAGCACCGTCAAGGACGACGTCGAGAGCGGCACCACGCTCGCCGAGGCGATCCGCAGGCACAACAAGATCTTCGCCGACCTCTACACCAGCATGGTGCAGGCGGGCGAGATCGGCGGCATCCTCGACACGATCCTCGTCCGCCTCGCGAACTACCTCGAGAAGGCCGTCAAGCTGAAAAGCAAGATCAAGGGCGCGATGATCTACCCGTCGTGCATCGTGGCGGCGGCGATCCTCGTCACCGCGGTCCTCCTCATCTGGGTGATCCCGGTCTTCGCCGAGGTGTTCGAGAGCTTCGGGCACGCGCTGCCCGCTCCCACGCAGTTCGTCATCAACCTCTCGCACTTCACCATCGACCACATCTGGTACCTGGTCGCGATCCCGATCATCGCCGCGATCGCCATTCGTTACGCCTACAAGACCGAGCAGGGCCACGTGGCGATCGACCGCTTCCTGCTGCGCGTGCCGATCTTCGGGCCCCTCATCCGGAAGTCGGCCGTGGCGCGCTTCACGCGCACCCTCGGCACGCTCGTCTCCTCGGGCGTGCCCATCCTCGACGCGCTCAGCATCACCGCCCGCACGGCCGGCAACAAGGTGGTCGAGTACGCCATCATGAACGCCCGCCAGAGCATCGAAGCCGGGCGCACGATCGCCGACCCGCTCACCGAGAGCAAGGTCTTCCCGCCCATGGTGTGCCAGATGATCAGCGTCGGCGAGACCACCGGCGCCCTCGATAACATGCTGCAGAAGATCGCCGACTTCTACGAGGACGAGGTCGACAACATGGTGGCCAACCTGATGTCCCTGCTCGAGCCGGCCGTGATCCTCTTCCTCGGCGTGGTGATCGGCGGTCTCGTCATCTCCATGTACCTGCCCATCTTCAAGCTGGGCGCGGTCATGGATGGATGACGTCTGACTGAGGACGGCAACCAATCCCGCCCCAGGGGAGGACACATGGGGACGACATCGACCAGGAGGGAGCGAAGGCGAGCGAGGGGCTTCACGCTGATCGAGCTGCTGGTGGTGGTGGCGATCATCGGCATCCTGGCCGCGATCGCGATCCCGCAGTTCTCGGCGTATCGTTCGCGCGGCTTCAACGCCCGCGTCGCGGCCGACGCCCGCAACGCGGCGACGTCGCAGGAGGCGTACTTCGTGGACAACAACACGTACGCCACGGGCGCGTGCGGCTCGCTGCCGGGCTTCGTCGGCTCGGGCGGCGTGACCTGCACCACGACCGGCACGGCGACCAGCTTCTCGCTCACCACGAGCCACCCGAGCGCGACCGTGAGCTGCACCTGGACGAGCAACCCGAGCCCCGGGAGCCCCAACCTGGTCTGCTCGTAAGACGCTCGCATCGGGCTGCGATCCGGCGGGGGACGGGCTGCGGGCGCGTCCCCCGCTGCTCGGGTTTGACCGCCTCCCGGAGGCCAGGGTAACCGTGCCCGCGGTGCTGTCCAGCACGTCGCCGCTTTCCATGCGCGCCGAAGACGGCGGCTGGCTGCTGCTCGGCCTCGCCTTCGTGGTCGGCGCCTGCGTCGGGAGCTTCCTCAACGTCTGCATCTACCGCCTCCCCGAGGACGAGTCGCTCGTGCGCCCGGGCTCGCGTTGCTCGCGCTGCGGGACGCCGATCGCCTGGCGCGACAACATCCCCCTCCTGTCCTGGCTTCTGCTCGCCGCCCGCTGCCGCGCCTGCCGCGCGCCGATCTCGGCGCGCTATCCGCTGGTCGAGGCGGCGACGGGGGGTCTCGCGGTGCTGGCACTCGCCCGCTTCGGACCGAGCGCGGCGGCGGCGGTCGCCTTCCTCTTCACCGCGGCGCTCCTCCTCGTCACCTTCATCGACCTCGATCACCGCTTCATCCCCGACGAGGTGAGCCTGCCGGGCATCGTGGTGGGGCTCGGCGCCGCGTTCCTGCCGGGGCGCATCGGGCCGCTCGACGCGCTCGCCGGCACCATCCTCGGCGGCGGCGTCCTGTGGGCCGTCGCCTGGACCTACGAGCGCCTGACCGGCGTCGAGGGCATGGGCTTCGGCGACGTCAAGCTGCTCGCCATGATCGGGGCCTTCCTCGGCTGGCAGGCGATCCCGGTCGTGCTCGTGGTCGCCTCGCTCACCGGCTCGCTCGCCGGCCTCGCGGTCCTCTTCACGCGCCGCGGCCGCTGGCGCATGCGGCGCGTGGCGCACCGCCTCGGCGCCGGCGCCGTGCTGCCCTTCGTGCGGCGCGCGGCGCGCCGCACCGAGATCCCCTTCGGCCCCTTCCTCGCCCTGGGCGCCGTGCTCGCGCTCTACCGCCCCGCGCTGACGGTGCCCTGGCGTCTCGGGTAGGCCGATCCGGGACGCGCCCCGGGGGGCTTGCCTCAGCCAGCGGCGCCGGGTAGCAAGCGAGTGCCGCACGCGTCGTCCCGCCCGCCGGCGTGCCGCGGAGGAGGCGGGTACGCAGCGCGCGCACGGGTTCACG contains the following coding sequences:
- a CDS encoding prepilin peptidase; translated protein: MRAEDGGWLLLGLAFVVGACVGSFLNVCIYRLPEDESLVRPGSRCSRCGTPIAWRDNIPLLSWLLLAARCRACRAPISARYPLVEAATGGLAVLALARFGPSAAAAVAFLFTAALLLVTFIDLDHRFIPDEVSLPGIVVGLGAAFLPGRIGPLDALAGTILGGGVLWAVAWTYERLTGVEGMGFGDVKLLAMIGAFLGWQAIPVVLVVASLTGSLAGLAVLFTRRGRWRMRRVAHRLGAGAVLPFVRRAARRTEIPFGPFLALGAVLALYRPALTVPWRLG
- a CDS encoding type IV pilus twitching motility protein PilT; translated protein: MPSIEAFLHEMIERGASDLHLTTNSPPMIRLHGELLALAHPPLTATDTKNLTYSLLTEAQKKKFEEESELDFSFGIKGVSRFRGNLYLQKGAVGGAFRMIPHQTPQLQTLGVPPSVPELTTLPRGLVLVTGPTGSGKSTTLAAMIDKINRERHEHIVTVEDPIEFVHEHKGCLVNQREVFSDTQSFAQSLKHVLRQDPDIALIGEMRDLETIEAALVVAETGHLVFSTLHTNSAVQTINRIIDVFPPHQQSQVRAQLSLVLQGVISQQLVPRRDGRGRVLAAEVMIPNTAIRNLIREEKVHQIYSQMQVGQSKFGMQTMSQALIALVQRNLITAEEAIGNATEIEEIRMMLGQQTARRVG
- the pilB gene encoding type IV-A pilus assembly ATPase PilB; translated protein: MSSRLGEALQKRGDVTAEQLTHATEQQREAGGAISTHLVRLGFLTEEKLLSYLEREYRLPVVDPLSLDIPREVLALVPQALVTKHHLIPTSLVRSTLTLAMADPSNLTAINEVKFLTGYDVKVAVAAPTVIQHAIERYYDRQSDYDQVLSQLGNESVEVLRDEDEIDLKELERATEEAPVVRLVNALLTDAIRKRASDIHVEPYEKMLRVRFRIDGVLYEIMQPPLKLKNAITSRIKVMAQLDIAERRLPQDGRIKMKLTGNKEMDFRVSVLPTMFGEKVVLRLLDKSNLQLDMTKLGFEEAALKHFKEAIYKPFGMVLVTGPTGSGKTTTLYSALAELNKVSTNISTAEDPIEFNLVGINQVQMHDDIGLNFAAALRAFLRQDPDVIMVGEIRDFETAEIGVKAALTGHLVLSTLHTNDAPSTVNRLLNMGVEPFLVASSINLIMAQRLARVICAQCKEEHPVEPEVLHELGWTGEPFTVYRGAGCTACGGTTYKGRIALYEVMPMGDELREQILAGATALDLKRAAIAAGMKTLRQSGLSKVAGGATTIEEIVRVTMPD
- a CDS encoding prepilin-type N-terminal cleavage/methylation domain-containing protein, producing the protein MGTTSTRRERRRARGFTLIELLVVVAIIGILAAIAIPQFSAYRSRGFNARVAADARNAATSQEAYFVDNNTYATGACGSLPGFVGSGGVTCTTTGTATSFSLTTSHPSATVSCTWTSNPSPGSPNLVCS
- a CDS encoding type II secretion system F family protein, whose protein sequence is MAVYRWQGVSPKGETLKGEMEATSREAVIIRLRSQRIQPQPSRIKEKGKGLDFDIPMPTFGSPVKARDIVVFTRQFATMIDAGLPIVQCLAILAAQTDSKPFRRAISTVKDDVESGTTLAEAIRRHNKIFADLYTSMVQAGEIGGILDTILVRLANYLEKAVKLKSKIKGAMIYPSCIVAAAILVTAVLLIWVIPVFAEVFESFGHALPAPTQFVINLSHFTIDHIWYLVAIPIIAAIAIRYAYKTEQGHVAIDRFLLRVPIFGPLIRKSAVARFTRTLGTLVSSGVPILDALSITARTAGNKVVEYAIMNARQSIEAGRTIADPLTESKVFPPMVCQMISVGETTGALDNMLQKIADFYEDEVDNMVANLMSLLEPAVILFLGVVIGGLVISMYLPIFKLGAVMDG